The following are encoded in a window of Gossypium raimondii isolate GPD5lz chromosome 13, ASM2569854v1, whole genome shotgun sequence genomic DNA:
- the LOC105783746 gene encoding 50S ribosomal protein L6, chloroplastic yields MASSIISLQTSNLRSAFLGEKTGICVSSIPITRVSLVRKAIECKESRIGKQPITVPSNVTITMEGQDIKVKGPLGEMALTYPREVKVNREESGALRVRKSVETRRANQMHGLFRTLTDNMVVGVSKGFEKRLQLIGVGYRATLEGKDLVLSLGFSHPVRMAIPDGIQVKVEENTRIVISGYDKSDVGQFAATIRKWRPPEPYKGKGVKYADEVVRRKEGKAGKKK; encoded by the exons ATGGCTTCTTCAATTATATCTTTGCAAACCAG CAATTTGAGGTCTGCATTTTTGGGAGAGAAAACTGGGATCTGTGTTTCTAGCATTCCCATAACTCGCGTAAGTTTAGTGAGGAAGGCTATTGAGTGTAAGGAGTCGAGAATCGGGAAGCAGCCAATAACGGTTCCGTCCAATGTGACGATTACTATGGAGGGTCAGGACATAAAAGTAAAAGGTCCTTTGGGAGAAATGGCATTGACGTATCCACGAGAAGTAAAGGTCAATAGGGAGGAATCCGGAGCCCTAAGGGTCAGAAAGTCAGTGGAGACTAGGAGAGCCAACCAAATGCATGGCCTTTTCAG GACTCTTACTGACAATATGGTGGTGGGAGTATCAAAGGGTTTTGAGAAGAGACTTCAACTAATTGGTGTCGGATATCGTGCAACGTTAGAAGGAAAAGACTTGGTGTTGAGTCTTGGGTTTTCCCATCCAGTCAGGATGGCAATCCCTGATGGCATTCAAGTAAAGGTGGAAGAGAACACGAGGATCGTCATAAGTGGATACGACAAAAGTGACGTCGGTCAATTTGCTGCTACCATTAGGAAATGGAGACCTCCAGAACCATATAAAGGAAAGGGTGTGAAATACGCTGATGAGGTTGTCAGAAGAAAAGAAGGCAAAGCAGGGAAGAAGAAGTAA